One Oscillospiraceae bacterium genomic window, TCACCGCGGACGCGGTCTTCTTTTTGTACAGCCTCTTCTCCCGCCGAAACGGTCTCGAATGGTCTTTCTTCCTCGCCTGCGCCGCTTTTGCGCTCATCCCCATCTCCCTTTACAACGGCGAGAAGGGCGGCACAGGCCGGCACGACCGTTTCCGGCAATGGTTCTTTTACGCCTTCTACCCGGCGCATCTGCTCCTGCTCTCCGCCTTGGCGGCGCTGCGTCCGCGATTTTAGTACCTTGTTGCCGCTTCGCGGCAACAAAAAACAAGAATTTGGGTTGTGGGTTGCAGGTGCAACCCACGTTAGTGAGAGACGCCGATATTCCATTTTATGTCATTCTATTGGGATATTTCGAGATATTTTTTCTAAAATCTATTATTTTGCCGGCGTTCCCGCACGATGATTGATATAGGGTTCATCTGACAAAAGTACGCCTGACGACGGCCGAGTCGATTTTTTCGTCATTCGTCAGATGAAGCAAAAATGCTCGGAGCCCTACCGAAAGAGACGGCGCCGCCGGCGGCATGGCGGTCGGCGCACCCTGTAACGGAGGAATACCATGTTTGCGAACAAAGCGACGTTTAAGCGCAGTTACAAGAAGAAGATCGCCTCCATGTTCGGCAAGTCGCTGGAGGACGCCTCCCTGTCGGACAAGTATGTCGCGTTGGCTTCGATGCTCCGCGACGCGATCAACGACAAGTGGATCAAGACAAACGACACCTATTTGATTCAGGGCCACCGTCAGGTGTACTATTTCTCGCTTGAATTCCTGGTGGGCAAGTTTTTGGAGGCCCATCTGCTCTACACGGGGATGGGCGACATCTGCCGGCAGGGCCTCGCCGAGCTCGGCATCGATCTGGACGAGCTCTTTGGCGTCGAGCCGGACGCGGGGCTGGGCAACGGCGGACTGGGCCGCCTTGCCGCCTGTTTTCTCGACTCCATCGCTTCCATGAGCCTGCCGGGGCACGGCTGCGGCATCCGCTACAAGTACGGCCTTTTTTCCCAGAAGATCATCGACGGTTACCAGGTGGAACTGCCCGACAACTGGCTGCGGGAGACAAACGCCTGGGAGATCTGCAAACCGGACAAGGCCGTGGTGATCAAATTCGGCGGGCGGGTCGAAACTTCGTTTGACGAAACGGGCAAGGTGCACTTCGAACATGTGGGTTATGTGCCCGTGCTGGCCGTCCCGTACGACATGCCCATTTTGGGCTACCGCAACAACACGGTGAACACGCTGCGCCTCTGGAGCGCCGAGGCGATCGACAGCTATTTCGACTTCTCCTCCTTCTCCCGGGGAGACTACATCAGCGCCGTCTCGAACCGTTATGCGGTGGAGGCCATCTCCGAGGTGCTCTATCCGGACGATTCCAACTACCAAAACCGGCAGCTGCGTCTCAAGCAGCAGTATTTCTTTGTGTCGGCCGGCCTTACGAGTATCGTAAGGCGCTTCAAGCGGAAGCATCTGGACATCACACATCTCTCCGACCGCATCGCCGTGCACATCAACGACACCCACCCGGCGCTGGCCGTGCCCGAGCTCATGCGCATCTTGATCGACGAGGAGGGCATGGGTTGGGAGGACGCCTGGGCGCAGACCACGTCCATCATCGCCTACACGAACCACACGATTCTGCCGGAGGCGCTGGAGACTTGGCCGGTCGACACCTTCCGGGAACTCCTGCCGCGCATGATGATGATCGTCGAGGAGATCAACCGCCGCTTCTGCCTTGAGCTGACGAGAGCGTACCCGAACGATTCGGAGCGCGTGCGGCGCATGTCCATCATCTCAGACGGCGTCGTCAAGATGGCAAATCTTGCCGTCGTGGGGTCGCACAGTGTGAACGGCGTGGCTGCCGTCCACAGCGAGCTGCTAAAGAGCGTCGTCATGCGGGAACTCCATGAGTTTTTCCCGGAGAAATTCAACAACAAGACAAACGGCGTGACGCACCGCCGCTGGTTGATCAAGTCAAACCCGCCGCTCA contains:
- a CDS encoding glycogen/starch/alpha-glucan phosphorylase, translating into MFANKATFKRSYKKKIASMFGKSLEDASLSDKYVALASMLRDAINDKWIKTNDTYLIQGHRQVYYFSLEFLVGKFLEAHLLYTGMGDICRQGLAELGIDLDELFGVEPDAGLGNGGLGRLAACFLDSIASMSLPGHGCGIRYKYGLFSQKIIDGYQVELPDNWLRETNAWEICKPDKAVVIKFGGRVETSFDETGKVHFEHVGYVPVLAVPYDMPILGYRNNTVNTLRLWSAEAIDSYFDFSSFSRGDYISAVSNRYAVEAISEVLYPDDSNYQNRQLRLKQQYFFVSAGLTSIVRRFKRKHLDITHLSDRIAVHINDTHPALAVPELMRILIDEEGMGWEDAWAQTTSIIAYTNHTILPEALETWPVDTFRELLPRMMMIVEEINRRFCLELTRAYPNDSERVRRMSIISDGVVKMANLAVVGSHSVNGVAAVHSELLKSVVMRELHEFFPEKFNNKTNGVTHRRWLIKSNPPLTDMISELIGEKWISAPERLKGLLDFRADPVVLDRLRRIKRQNKERLAAYIMKNNGVAVDPDSIFDVQVKRVHAYKRQLLNALHILHLYNQICDNPALEMTPRTFIIAGKAAPSYYYAKNIIKFINELALVIHNDSRVDGRIKLVFLENYGIPIAELVFPASDVSEQISTASKEASGTGNMKFMMNGAVTIGTDDGANIEIRELVGDDNFFLFGLKVRDVLDYYANGGYNAAALAESDTRLSRILAQLQGGLSPRVPHDEFNNITRSLLQYNDEFFVLRDFDSYADTQARLGARYCDQEIWQRMALTNIAFSGHFSSDHTIGLYASEIWNVQPCKIVGSKA